A genomic region of Tamandua tetradactyla isolate mTamTet1 chromosome 2, mTamTet1.pri, whole genome shotgun sequence contains the following coding sequences:
- the TMEM69 gene encoding transmembrane protein 69, whose product MFFFIQKFSQASSKMLKYPFPVRLGTSRRTDTLSLKTFLQQKFSPLFPRLWLFSSYSVCMNKRQYYHTSPCCFKKKQKEAVIPARPPSTITYLPDSPKPALYITLAGLIPFVAPPLVMVMTKTYIPLLAFTQMAYGASFLSFLGGVRWGFALPESSPAKPDFLNLANSTTPVLFSWFAFLICERLSEAIVMVIIGLGIALHSELFLLPHYPNWFKALRILVTLVAFFSFIITLLVKNIYPEGGPKRPS is encoded by the exons ATGTTTTTCTTCATCCAGAAATTTTCTCAAGCATCTTCAAAG ATGCTGAAGTACCCTTTCCCAGTGAGACTAGGAACCAGCAGGAGAACAGATACACTTTCTCTCAAGACATTTCTCCAGCAGAAATTTTCCCCTTTGTTTCCAAGGCTTTGGCTGTTCTCATCATATTCAGTGTGTATGAACAAGAGACAATACTATCATACTTCCCcatgctgctttaaaaagaagcaaaaggaagcaGTAATTCCAGCCAGGCCACCAAGCACCATCACTTACCTGCCTGACAGCCCAAAGCCAGCACTCTACATAACTCTGGCAGGACTAATCCCATTTGTTGCTCCACCTCTGGTTATGGTGATGACAAAGACTTATATCCCCTTATTAGCTTTTACTCAGATGGCTTATGGAGCCAGTTTCCTCTCTTTTTTGGGAGGAGTCAGATGGGGTTTTGCTCTGCCAGAAAGCAGTCCAGCCAAACCAGACTTCCTTAATTTAGCTAATAGTACAACTCCTGTTTTGTTCTCATGGTTTGCCTTTCTTATTTGTGAAAGACTCAGTGAAGCTATAGTCATGGTAATAATAGGTTTGGGGATAGCATTACACAGTGAACTTTTTCTCTTGCCACATTATCCCAATTGGTTCAAAGCCTTGAGGATATTAGTCACTTTAGTagcctttttttcatttataatcactttactagttaaaaatatatatccagagGGAGGACCCAAGAGACCTAgttaa